A genome region from Brienomyrus brachyistius isolate T26 chromosome 23, BBRACH_0.4, whole genome shotgun sequence includes the following:
- the LOC125719029 gene encoding serine/threonine-protein kinase Sgk1-like isoform X1: MMAFTEARYDFTYSKMRGIVSILAGFIKERKLGWNELIQKLILTSGLYPRSYFRTYLKIHENHNKETEGGFKVNSPSLAEDSQVRPCDFDYLKVIGKGSFGKVLLARHKETSHYYAVKVLQKRIVLKKKEQKHIMAERSVLLKNLQHPFLVGLHYSFQTFDKLYFVLDYANGGEVSTCSDEPCLNMAGCLCVSGCLLKLCIPSLKLFCHLQRERVFLEPRARFYAAEIAGALGYLHSIHIIYRDLKPENILLDSQGHIMLTDFGLCKESLEHDDVTFTFCGTPEYLAPEVLQKQAYDRTVDWWCLGAVLYEMLYGLPPFYSSNTDEMYNNILNKDPVLKPNVSNAGRALLEALLHKDRTQRMGARNDFMEVRSHAFFSPINWDDLMAKKTQPPFVPPLAGPTDLRHFDPEFTHLPVPGSLCNPDSSTVTSSMREAAGAFPGFSYGSSIDQALD; encoded by the exons ATGATGGCTTTTACTGAAGCTAGATATGACTTTACATATTCAAAAATGAGAGGGATTGTATCAATTCTTGCCG GTTTCATCAAGGAGCGAAAACTTGGTTGGAACGAATTAATTCAGAAGCTAATTTTGACTTCCGGTTTATATCCGCG GTCGTATTTCAGAACGTACCTAAAGATTCACGAGAACCATAATAAGGAGACTGAAGGAGGATTCAAAGTAAATTCG CCGTCCCTGGCTGAGGACAGCCA AGTCAGACCATGTGACTTTGACTACCTCAAGGTCATTGGCAAAGGAAGCTTTGGCAAG GTTCTTTTGGCCAGACACAAAGAAACTTCCCATTATTATGCTGTGAAGGTCCTTCAGAAGAGGATTGTACTGAAGAAGAAAGAG CAAAAGCACATCATGGCCGAGCGCAGCGTTCTCCTGAAGAACCTACAGCACCCCTTCCTGGTGGGCCTGCACTACTCCTTCCAGACTTTTGATAAGCTCTACTTCGTGCTGGATTATGCCAACGGTGGAGAGGTGAGCACCTGCTCTGATGAGCCCTGCCTGAACATGGCtggctgtctgtgtgtgagtgggtgtCTATTAAAGCTGTGTATCCCCTCTCTCAAGCTATTTTGCCACCTCCAGCGTGAGCGGGTGTTCCTGGAACCCCGTGCCCGGTTTTATGCAGCAGAGATAGCTGGTGCATTAGGCTATCTGCACAGCATACACATCATATACAG GGACCTGAAGCCAGAGAACATCCTGCTGGACTCACAGGGCCACATCATGCTGACGGACTTCGGCCTTTGCAAGGAAAGTCTGGAGCACGATGATGTCACCTTTACATTTTGTGGGACCCCAGAA TACCTGGCTCCTGAGGTGCTGCAGAAGCAGGCGTATGACCGCACAGTGGACTGGTGGTGCCTGGGGGCTGTTTTGTATGAGATGCTATACGGCCTG CCTCCGTTTTACAGTAGCAATACAGATGAAATGTACAACAACATCCTGAACAAGGACCCAGTTCTCAAGCCAAATGTGTCTAATGCTGGTCGAGCATTGCTGGAGGCTCTGCTGCATAAAGACCGAACTCAGAGAATGGGGGCACGCAATGACTTT ATGGAGGTCAGAAGCCACGCCTTCTTCTCACCCATCAACTGGGATGACTTGATGGCCAAGAAGACCCAGCCTCCTTTTGTCCCTCCATTG GCTGGGCCTACCGATTTGAGGCATTTTGACCCTGAGTTCACCCACCTCCCAGTGCCTGGTTCCCTGTGCAACCCTGACAGCAGCACAGTGACCAGCAGCATGCGGGAGGCGGCCGGTGCTTTTCCCGGGTTCTCATATGGATCTTCAATTGACCAGGCCTTAGATTAG
- the LOC125719029 gene encoding serine/threonine-protein kinase Sgk1-like isoform X2 — MMAFTEARYDFTYSKMRGIVSILAGFIKERKLGWNELIQKLILTSGLYPRSYFRTYLKIHENHNKETEGGFKVNSPSLAEDSQVRPCDFDYLKVIGKGSFGKVLLARHKETSHYYAVKVLQKRIVLKKKEQKHIMAERSVLLKNLQHPFLVGLHYSFQTFDKLYFVLDYANGGELFCHLQRERVFLEPRARFYAAEIAGALGYLHSIHIIYRDLKPENILLDSQGHIMLTDFGLCKESLEHDDVTFTFCGTPEYLAPEVLQKQAYDRTVDWWCLGAVLYEMLYGLPPFYSSNTDEMYNNILNKDPVLKPNVSNAGRALLEALLHKDRTQRMGARNDFMEVRSHAFFSPINWDDLMAKKTQPPFVPPLAGPTDLRHFDPEFTHLPVPGSLCNPDSSTVTSSMREAAGAFPGFSYGSSIDQALD, encoded by the exons ATGATGGCTTTTACTGAAGCTAGATATGACTTTACATATTCAAAAATGAGAGGGATTGTATCAATTCTTGCCG GTTTCATCAAGGAGCGAAAACTTGGTTGGAACGAATTAATTCAGAAGCTAATTTTGACTTCCGGTTTATATCCGCG GTCGTATTTCAGAACGTACCTAAAGATTCACGAGAACCATAATAAGGAGACTGAAGGAGGATTCAAAGTAAATTCG CCGTCCCTGGCTGAGGACAGCCA AGTCAGACCATGTGACTTTGACTACCTCAAGGTCATTGGCAAAGGAAGCTTTGGCAAG GTTCTTTTGGCCAGACACAAAGAAACTTCCCATTATTATGCTGTGAAGGTCCTTCAGAAGAGGATTGTACTGAAGAAGAAAGAG CAAAAGCACATCATGGCCGAGCGCAGCGTTCTCCTGAAGAACCTACAGCACCCCTTCCTGGTGGGCCTGCACTACTCCTTCCAGACTTTTGATAAGCTCTACTTCGTGCTGGATTATGCCAACGGTGGAGAG CTATTTTGCCACCTCCAGCGTGAGCGGGTGTTCCTGGAACCCCGTGCCCGGTTTTATGCAGCAGAGATAGCTGGTGCATTAGGCTATCTGCACAGCATACACATCATATACAG GGACCTGAAGCCAGAGAACATCCTGCTGGACTCACAGGGCCACATCATGCTGACGGACTTCGGCCTTTGCAAGGAAAGTCTGGAGCACGATGATGTCACCTTTACATTTTGTGGGACCCCAGAA TACCTGGCTCCTGAGGTGCTGCAGAAGCAGGCGTATGACCGCACAGTGGACTGGTGGTGCCTGGGGGCTGTTTTGTATGAGATGCTATACGGCCTG CCTCCGTTTTACAGTAGCAATACAGATGAAATGTACAACAACATCCTGAACAAGGACCCAGTTCTCAAGCCAAATGTGTCTAATGCTGGTCGAGCATTGCTGGAGGCTCTGCTGCATAAAGACCGAACTCAGAGAATGGGGGCACGCAATGACTTT ATGGAGGTCAGAAGCCACGCCTTCTTCTCACCCATCAACTGGGATGACTTGATGGCCAAGAAGACCCAGCCTCCTTTTGTCCCTCCATTG GCTGGGCCTACCGATTTGAGGCATTTTGACCCTGAGTTCACCCACCTCCCAGTGCCTGGTTCCCTGTGCAACCCTGACAGCAGCACAGTGACCAGCAGCATGCGGGAGGCGGCCGGTGCTTTTCCCGGGTTCTCATATGGATCTTCAATTGACCAGGCCTTAGATTAG